In the genome of Armatimonadota bacterium, the window CGATGAGGGTAAAGGCGGCCCCGCCCACGAGGAGGACGGAGACCAGGAGTTCACGCAAGGGGACCTCCCCGCCGGATGAACTGGGCCGCGGCCACGGTTCCCACGAACCCCAAGGCCGCCAGCAGCACGGGCACGTCCGCATAGTCCCGGGTCCGCCACAGCACCCCCAGGGTCAGCACCAGGTTCATCACCACCAGGACCAGGGTATCCGAGGCCACGATGCGGTCGGGAAAAGTCGGCCCCAGCACCAGCCGCGCCACGCAGCAGCCCAGGGCTCCTACTAGGAGCGCGATGGCCAGGGTGGCCGCGGCCACGATCACTCGAACACCTCCGCCACCCAGCGCTCCAGCCGCCCGCGGATCCGCTGCACCACGGCCTGGGGATCCTCTAAATCGAAGACGTGCACCACGAGCGCGCTGCGGTCCGGGGCCACATCTACGGTCATGGTCCCCGGGGTCATGGTAATCGCGTTCGCGAGGGCCGTGATGGCCGCGGGGCTCCGCACCCGCAGGGGGAACCGGACGAACCCGGGCCGGTTCCGACGCCTGGGGTTGAGGATGAGGGCGGCCATGGCGAGGTTCGCGGCCATCACCTCGTACGCGAACACCGCCGCGAGGCAGACCAACCCCACAAGCCTCCTCACCGGGATCCCCCCAGCACCGCGTCGAGGTAGGAGCCCCGATCCAGCAGCTGCCCCGCCGCAGACCAGGTGAGTTCCCACAGCCACCGGCCGCCCAATCCCCAGACCACCGTGAGCGCCGCCATGGCCGCCACGGGAAGGAGCAGCTCCGGTGCCGCCCGCCTGCGTCGGGGCGCGGGGCCCCAGAAGGCCTGCGTGAAGATCTTCACCATGGACGCCAGGGTCAGCAGGCTCACCAGGACACTCGTCCCCAGGGCGAGGGGGATCCAGAGGCCCGGCCTCTCCGCATACGCGTCCGCGCCCGCCACGAGCAATGCCACCTTCCCCCAGAACCCCGAGAGGGGCGGGATCCCCGCCAGGGAGAGGGCGGGAATGAAAAACAGAACCCCCAGGGCGGGCTGGGCCGAGCCGAGGCCCGAGAGCAGGGAGAGACGTCCGGTGCCCCAGGTCCGCTCCACGGTACCGCTCGCCAGCAGCAGCGCCGTCTTCACGCCGATGTGGTGGAGCACGTAGAAAAGGCCCGCGGCGAGCCCTTCCCGGGTCCCCAGGGCCAGTCCCAGGATCATGTACCCGATCTGGCTGATGATGTGGAAGGAGAGGATGCGGCGGATCTCCTCCTGGGCCAGAGCTCCGAGGACCCCGAACACCATGGTGCCGCTCGCCACGAAAAGCCACAGGGGATCGGGCCTTCCCAAGGGCGCGAGGGTGGTGAAGAGCCGGTACAGGGCGTACACCCCCACCTTGGTGAGCATGCCCCCGAAGTACGCGGCCACGGACCCCGGGGGGATCGCGTAGGCATGGGGGAGCCAGAAGTACAGGGGGAAGATGGCGGCCTTGAGGCCGAAGGCGGTGGCGAGCAGCACCACCCCACCCCGCACGAGGGCAGAGGGTGCACTGGGGAGCCGGCGGGCCAGGTCCGCCATGTTCACGGTCCCCGTGGCCGCATAGAGCAA includes:
- a CDS encoding monovalent cation/H+ antiporter complex subunit F; translated protein: MIVAAATLAIALLVGALGCCVARLVLGPTFPDRIVASDTLVLVVMNLVLTLGVLWRTRDYADVPVLLAALGFVGTVAAAQFIRRGGPLA
- a CDS encoding proton-conducting transporter membrane subunit translates to MNLAIVPVILPLSTGAACAAVESERARRWISLTGALGTLGAAAWLVWAVRGGNVVVLRAGGWPAPYGITFAVDGLGALMCGISSYVATVTLWFGMREAASRYHRYWHAGWHLLLGGMNGAFLTGDLFNLYVFFEILLIASYFLLTLGTSREQAREAFTYVALNLVASTLFLVAVGLLYAATGTVNMADLARRLPSAPSALVRGGVVLLATAFGLKAAIFPLYFWLPHAYAIPPGSVAAYFGGMLTKVGVYALYRLFTTLAPLGRPDPLWLFVASGTMVFGVLGALAQEEIRRILSFHIISQIGYMILGLALGTREGLAAGLFYVLHHIGVKTALLLASGTVERTWGTGRLSLLSGLGSAQPALGVLFFIPALSLAGIPPLSGFWGKVALLVAGADAYAERPGLWIPLALGTSVLVSLLTLASMVKIFTQAFWGPAPRRRRAAPELLLPVAAMAALTVVWGLGGRWLWELTWSAAGQLLDRGSYLDAVLGGSR
- a CDS encoding Na+/H+ antiporter subunit E; this encodes MRRLVGLVCLAAVFAYEVMAANLAMAALILNPRRRNRPGFVRFPLRVRSPAAITALANAITMTPGTMTVDVAPDRSALVVHVFDLEDPQAVVQRIRGRLERWVAEVFE